The genomic interval TACGAACCCTCATCCTATTCCACCTTGTACGAGGCTAACTGTCGAAGTAGAAATCACAAGTATATGCCCGCTGCTAACGGTGGGGACGACGGTGGCAGCGATACGGCTATAGCTCGAGCACTTTCGCAGCTACTGTCGATCGTCAATGATATCCCGGTGAGCTCCCGCAAGTACCAAGTTGTTCAATCTTTAGCAGAGAACGTCATCCATGACAACCAGCGGGAGGACGTGGAGTCTTTGCGTCAAGTGAATCGTACGGTTCTGTCGACAGCTTTTTCGAGGACTCTAAGCCAGCTTGTAGCCGCCGCTACTCTTGAACAACAGCAGCACGGCGGTGGAGGCGGCGGCGACATTGCTGGTTTGGATCCTGgtcatcaacatcatcattGGGTAGTAAGGGCAGTTCGGTCCGTTGCGGATGTGGTGTGGACAAAGAGGGTGAGCAGCAGCGGGTCGAGGAGCTCGGCGGAGAAGCTAGCGGCGGAGCTGCTGTGGTTGGCTGAGACGTTGGCGAGTTGTGGCTTTTGTGAAGAGTCTGTGAGGAGATGGGCATCCGCCTGTACATTGGCTCGCCTCTCTCTTTCAGCTGAGCCCCGCCTGCAAGCCTCCTTAGTCAAGCTTTCAGGTAAATTCCTCGATCttcttgatttttctttattcGAATCATTTTTCTTggtattctttttctttcaattcGAACATAAAGTACGTGAAACAAATGGAGGTTCAGGTATGTTGGAGACACTTAAACATATGGATCATCATTCAGTGACAATTATTACAAATCTGTTGGTGATATCTATAAATTGGGTTATGGACTTCAATGCTGCCAAACAGTATCAGAATTCTAAAACAGAGATAATAATTTTTGATAGTGTATTTAAGAAATAAACGTAGACCCCTTCGCATGTCACCAGTAGGGTGGAAATTAAGTTGCATTCGTATATAGCGCACTACAATATGCTATACATACAATATTGGATGTATGGACGGTAGCCGCATGCTATACATTTGGACGGTGAATAGAGGGGCAGTGCAGATACATGCGGGGTGTGTGGAGGAGTGTGTGGTGAATTAGGCTGCTGCCATACCTCCGCGCACAATAGAATTTCCTAATACAAGATGGGAATTCCAGCTCTAAACTtccaatatatataacattttatatatgctcaaatatatattatatatagcaATATAGGGTGTAGCATAGAGCCATAATATATCCGGGAATTTATTCACTAGAATATGCTCATCTACTATTgccaaacaaagaaaaggcTTGGATTTATGGACTACTTATCCTTATGTTTGTCTTTTACCGGAGGGTATTCCTTTGCCATGTTTGCACGTTTCTGCCTATCTAGTACAAGAttagattattgttttgttttagcAGAGATAATTGATGCATGTTTAAATGATGTCGTTATTTTGATAAATGAGTGGCGGCAGAATCATATTAGTGATCACTATTTGACTTTTCGATCAGTTTCTTGATCGAAACTaattgtatttttctttttttggcaACTGAGGCGAATTTAATTGACAttgtattattattggtgataGTGAAATTATGGTAAGAAGTCATCAGATATATGTATGATTGAACTCTTGACTGATTGCGTGCAGCATTGTTGTTAAAGTATGCCAAAGACATGGGAGTAAATGAAGATAGTGCTGATGATAATGTGAGCAAGAAAGAGCAGCTAAAAAGAAACGAAGAAAAGATGCAGATGCAGATGTTGATATTGTGGATTCCATTGTTGTGCATAGCCCCCAATGGAACTGATGCGCCCGTTTTGAGCGTCGGCGAAAGGGCTGAGCTTGAGAGAGTAATGGCAGAGACCATAGAAATGCTGGAAGTAGAAGATCAAGAGCGAGTTCTATCCTTGTGGCTCCACCACTTCACATATTGCTCCTCTTCTGATTGGCCCAATCTACATGCCTCGTATGCTCGCTGGTGTAACGCTTCTCGCAAGCACTTGCTAAATCACAATCATAATTTATAGCTTTATTATTGTTACATACTGTACTAATATTGGCGCGCACAAGTCTGTTGTATAAATTAACAAGCTTTGAAATAGTTAAAAGGTTCAACTCTTCAAGGTACTGAATCTAAACTCTATGGTTAAGAAActgaaatttatttttccCCATTCGATTCCTCATAGTACAAGGCAGGCTTTCCCGAAGAGGCCAGGAAAATGTCGACTTCCAAGTTGGGCTAAAAGATTTGGGAACCAAAAAGTTTGATTTGTATGTCTTCAGTTTCTCTTACGCTTACGACAACATGTTTTGGACTTGGATCGTTTCTCATCACCTTCGttaatttatatatgaaatttatttttccCCATTCGATTTCCTCATAGTACAAGGCAGGCTTTCCCGAAGAGGCCAGGAATGTCGACTTCCAAATTGTGCTTCGTGCTTTTTATACTAGGGCTAAAAGATTTGGGAACCAAAAGTTTGATTTGTATGCTTATTTGGTACACGGTCTGTGTATAAACACGGGTCAAAAAAGCTGAGGTGTCATGTTAAAATTGGGAAGACGGCCATCTTCCACCCGGTTAGTGTTCGGTTACTCCTGTTTTTACCACAACCCACTAACATGTTTAAAGGTAGGTTCTTATTTCTTGATCCAAAATCCTCAAACGCAGAAGGGACAAAGAGGGAAGGTAGGTTTATTGATGTAAGGAGAATATGATTTGAGAGGAATGGGTTGATTTTTTGAAGATGTATTATCGCACTCTGGACCAGGGTTGTTTCAAACGACAACATATACCACCCAGACCCTGAAAGGTATGAATTTACGAAATATAGCACGGCGATTTCCCTTTTCGTTCTTTAGTTATGATTATTATGATGTTAATTGGACTATATATGAATTTGATTGTGCGATTGGGTCAGTTAAGCTGAATTGGTGATTGTTAGTCCTTGTTGTAGGTGGTAAGGGTAAAGGTGTATTGCTAATTTACGAATGTGTGTGTGATTCTTGATCTGTTCGTTTAAGGGGACCTCTCTACCTACTGTGACGGAcatgatttatataattttttgcaGCGCAAGTGTTGTGGCATTAAAACAGCCTTATCAATCACTCAGATTGCAGCAGTGGAGGAAATGGAATTTGGGCCGTTACTGAAGATTGGGTGCTTAAATCTTAACCAGGAGTTGTGCGAAATGGTTGTTGATAACCTTGAAGTTCAAGGCGGAACGTGCGGCATAAAGATTAATGGGATGTATGTCACAGTAAGTGTTGCAGACTTTGGGCGTGTAATGGGTCTCAAGAACCATGGATCAGCTATTGTTAGTGACTTTCCTGATGTTGTAGATGATCCATATTTGAGGGGACTGCAAATTTCTGCGGATGAGAGGTTGAAGAATGCACTATGTAGGAATGAGGAAGCAGATgacaaattttaaaaattatttaaattacTCACACTCTTGTGCCCTAGCTGGCCAGAAAGGTAGAGAAAAAAATTGCAGCTACAGTGCGAAACATCTCAAACATTGGTGGAAAAA from Argentina anserina chromosome 2, drPotAnse1.1, whole genome shotgun sequence carries:
- the LOC126783192 gene encoding uncharacterized protein LOC126783192, which encodes MPAANGGDDGGSDTAIARALSQLLSIVNDIPVSSRKYQVVQSLAENVIHDNQREDVESLRQVNRTVLSTAFSRTLSQLVAAATLEQQQHGGGGGGDIAGLDPGHQHHHWVVRAVRSVADVVWTKRVSSSGSRSSAEKLAAELLWLAETLASCGFCEESVRRWASACTLARLSLSAEPRLQASLVKLSALLLKYAKDMGVNEDSADDNVSKKEQLKRNEEKMQMQMLILWIPLLCIAPNGTDAPVLSVGERAELERVMAETIEMLEVEDQERVLSLWLHHFTYCSSSDWPNLHASYARWCNASRKHLLNHNHNL